From one Streptomyces sp. NBC_01478 genomic stretch:
- a CDS encoding glycoside hydrolase family 15 protein: protein MAGRIEDYALIGDMQTAALVCRDGTVDWLCLPRFDSHAIFAGLLGTEEHGFWRLGPAHAADAPPPTAVRRGYRGDSLILESEWDTPRGTVRVTDFMPPRDGAPQLIRIVEGISGRVPMRSALRMRFSYGRVVPWVHKHEGRTVAVAGPDSVWFDTSAETYGKQLTTYADFTVAPGDRIAFTISWEPSHKQPPALPEPEQSLVATEEFWRDWVDQCTYHGPYREAVVRSLITLKALTYAPTGGIVAAPTTSLPEEIGGVRNWDYRYTWLRDAAITLSSLLRTGYREEARAWREWLLRAVAGDPENLQIMYGIAGERELGEAELDWLPGYENSGPVRVGNGAAHQLQLDVYGEVTEALHLAHMTGLARNDYASLLQLKLIRYLEKHWDEPDEGIWEVRGPRRHFVHSKVMAWVAVDRTIKLIESGDADGPLEKWRELRDDIHRDVCERGYDKERNTFTQSYGSKELDASLLLIPQMGFLPPDDKRVIGTIEAIQRELSTPDGFILRYPTSGTDEGVDGLPGDEGAFLACSFWMADDLAMIGRVDEARKLFEKLLSLRNDLGLLAEEWDPRLQRQVGNFPQAFSHVPLIDTALRLTASGAYGG from the coding sequence GTGGCCGGGCGCATCGAAGATTACGCACTCATCGGAGACATGCAGACCGCTGCCCTGGTCTGCCGGGACGGCACGGTGGACTGGCTCTGCCTGCCCCGATTCGACTCCCATGCCATCTTCGCCGGTCTGCTGGGCACCGAGGAACACGGCTTCTGGCGGCTGGGCCCGGCCCACGCCGCCGACGCGCCGCCGCCCACCGCGGTCCGGCGCGGCTACCGCGGTGACTCGCTGATCCTGGAGTCCGAGTGGGACACCCCGCGAGGCACGGTCCGCGTGACCGATTTCATGCCCCCTCGCGACGGCGCCCCCCAGTTGATCCGCATCGTGGAGGGCATCTCCGGCCGCGTCCCGATGCGCTCGGCCCTCCGGATGCGTTTCTCCTACGGCCGGGTCGTCCCCTGGGTGCACAAGCACGAGGGCCGCACGGTGGCCGTCGCGGGCCCCGACTCTGTGTGGTTCGACACCTCGGCGGAGACCTACGGCAAGCAGCTCACGACCTACGCGGACTTCACGGTCGCGCCGGGTGACCGCATCGCGTTCACGATCTCGTGGGAGCCCTCGCACAAGCAGCCCCCGGCCCTCCCGGAGCCGGAGCAGTCCCTGGTGGCGACCGAGGAGTTCTGGCGCGACTGGGTCGACCAGTGCACGTACCACGGCCCCTACCGCGAGGCCGTGGTCCGCTCCCTGATCACGCTCAAGGCCCTCACGTACGCCCCGACCGGCGGCATCGTCGCCGCGCCCACCACCTCCCTCCCGGAGGAGATCGGCGGCGTCCGCAACTGGGACTACCGCTACACCTGGCTCCGCGACGCGGCCATCACCCTCTCCTCGCTCCTGCGCACCGGCTACCGCGAGGAGGCCCGCGCCTGGCGCGAGTGGCTCCTGCGCGCGGTGGCCGGCGACCCGGAGAACCTGCAGATCATGTACGGCATCGCCGGCGAGCGCGAGCTCGGGGAGGCGGAGCTGGACTGGCTGCCGGGCTACGAGAACTCGGGCCCGGTCCGGGTCGGCAACGGCGCGGCCCACCAGCTCCAGCTCGACGTCTACGGCGAGGTCACCGAGGCCCTGCACCTGGCCCACATGACGGGCCTGGCCCGCAACGACTACGCCTCCCTGCTCCAACTGAAGCTGATCCGCTACCTGGAGAAGCACTGGGACGAGCCCGACGAGGGCATCTGGGAGGTGCGCGGCCCGCGCCGCCACTTCGTGCACTCGAAGGTGATGGCCTGGGTCGCGGTCGACCGCACGATCAAGCTGATCGAGTCGGGCGACGCGGACGGCCCCCTGGAGAAGTGGCGCGAACTGCGCGACGACATCCACCGGGACGTGTGCGAGCGCGGCTACGACAAGGAGCGCAACACCTTCACGCAGTCGTACGGCTCGAAGGAGCTGGACGCCTCGCTGCTGCTGATCCCGCAGATGGGCTTCCTGCCCCCGGACGACAAGCGTGTGATCGGCACGATCGAGGCGATCCAGCGCGAGCTGTCCACGCCGGACGGCTTCATCCTGCGCTACCCGACCTCGGGCACCGACGAGGGCGTGGACGGTCTCCCCGGTGACGAGGGCGCGTTCCTGGCCTGCTCGTTCTGGATGGCCGACGACCTCGCGATGATCGGCCGCGTGGACGAGGCCCGCAAGCTCTTCGAGAAGCTCCTGTCGCTCCGCAACGACCTGGGCCTCCTCGCCGAGGAGTGGGACCCGCGCCTGCAGCGCCAGGTCGGCAACTTCCCGCAGGCCTTCAGCCACGTCCCGCTGATCGACACGGCGCTGCGGCTGACGGCTTCGGGGGCCTACGGCGGCTGA